The following are encoded together in the Marmota flaviventris isolate mMarFla1 chromosome 18, mMarFla1.hap1, whole genome shotgun sequence genome:
- the LOC114097388 gene encoding zinc finger protein 420 isoform X7 produces MNNRLENCELSETNFRDYLKVRGKLKKQQENQKDYFRQGMIIYDNMSIFNHHTYLSQHPRCHSTEKPYKCKECGKAFRRASHLTQHQSIHTGEKPYECKQCGKAFSRDSQLSLHQRLHTGEKPYACKECGKAFTQSSQLILHHRIHTGEKPYKCEECGKAFIRSSQLTRHQKVHTGEKPYECKECGKAFTQNSQLTLHQRLHTGEKLYECKECRKVFTQLSQLILHRRIHTGEKPYECKECGKAFICGSQLSQHQKIHNGEKPYECKECGKAFIRGSLLMQHQRIHTGEKPYKCEECGKAFIRGSQLTQHQRIHTNEKPYECKECGKTFSHGSQLTQHQRIHTGEKPYQCKECGKAFNRGSLLTRHQRIHTGEKPYECKECGKNFSRGSELTQHERIHTGEKPYECKECGKSFIRGSQLTQHQRIHTGEKPYECKECRMTFTQSSHLSQHQRLHTGEKPYVCNECGKAFARGLLLIQHQRIHTGEKPYQCKECGKAFIRGSQLTQHQRIHTGEKPYECKECGKAFSHGSQLTLHQRIHTGEKPYECKECRKAFTQSSHLSRHQRIHTGEKPYQCKECGKSFTRGSQLTQHQKIHVNEKSFDYKECGIDFSHDSQVFI; encoded by the coding sequence ATGAATAACAGGCTTGAAAATTGTGAGCTTTCAGAGACCAATTTCAGAGATTATTTGAAAGTCAGAGGCAAGTTGAAGAAGCAACAAGAAAATCAGAAGGACTATTTCAGGCAGGGGATGATCATATATGACAATATGTCCATTTTCAACCATCATACCTACTTATCTCAACATCCAAGATGTCACTCTACAGAAAAACCCTataaatgtaaggaatgtgggaaagctttcAGACGAGCTTCACACCTAACTCAACATCAGAGTATTCATACTGGTGAAAAACCCTACGAATGTAAGCAATGTGGAAAGGCCTTTAGTCGTGATTCTCAGCTCAGTCTTCATCAGAGACTTCATACTGGTGAGAAACCCTATGCATGCaaggaatgtgggaaggcctttaCTCAAAGCTCACAACTTATTTTACATCATAGAATTCATACTGGTGAAAAACCatataaatgtgaagaatgtgggaaagcctttattCGTAGCTCACAACTCACCAGACACCAGAAAGTCCATACTGGTGAGAAACCTTacgaatgtaaagaatgtgggaaggcctttaCTCAGAATTCACAACTTACTCTGCACCAGAGACTTCATACTGGTGAGAAGCTCTATGAATGTAAAGAGTGTAGAAAGGTCTTTACTCAGCTCTCACAACTTATTCTACATAGAAGAATTCATACAggtgagaaaccctatgaatgtaaggaatgtgggaaagcttttATTTGTGGTTCACAGCTTTCCCAGCATCAGAAAATTCATAATGGGGAAAAGCcatatgaatgtaaggaatgtggaaaGGCCTTTATTCGGGGCTCGCTACTTATGCAACATCAAAGGATTCATACTGGGGAAAAACCttataaatgtgaagaatgtgggaaggcctttaTCCGAGGTTCACagcttactcaacaccagagaattcatactaatgaaaagccctatgaatgtaaggaatgtggaaaGACCTTTAGTCATGGCTCACAACTTACTCAACATCAGCGAATTCATACTGGTGAGAAACCCTATCAATGCAAGGAATGTGGAAAGGCTTTTAATCGTGGCTCACTCCTTACTCGACATCAAAGGATTCATACTGGTGAAAAACCTTATGAATGTAAAGAGTGTGGAAAAAACTTTAGTCGTGGCTCAGAACTTACTCAACATGAGAGAATTCACACTggtgagaaaccctatgaatgtaaggaatgtggaaaATCTTTTATTCGTGGCTCACAACTTACTCAGCATCAAAGAATCCATACTGGTGAAAAACCTTATGAATGTAAAGAATGCAGAATGACCTTTACTCAGAGTTCACATCTTTCGCAACATCAGAGACTTCATACTGGTGAGAAACCCTATGTatgtaatgaatgtgggaaagcctttgctCGTGGCTTATTGCTTATACAacatcagagaattcacactggtgagaaaccctatcagtgtaaggaatgtgggaaggcctttaTTCGTGGTTCACAGCTTACTCAACATCAGCggattcacactggagaaaaacccTATGAGTgcaaggaatgtgggaaagcctttagtCATGGCTCTCAACTTACTCTACATCAAAGAATCCATACTggtgagaagccctatgaatgcaaAGAATGTAGGAAAGCCTTTACTCAGAGCTCACATCTTTCTCgacatcagagaattcatactggtgagaaaccctatcaatgtaaagaatgtggaaagtCCTTTACTCGTGGTTCACAACTAACTCAACATCAGAAAATTCATGTCAAtgaaaaatcatttgattataAGGAGTGTGGAATAGACTTTAGTCATGATTCACAAGTTTTTATATGA
- the LOC114097388 gene encoding zinc finger protein 420 isoform X6 has protein sequence MIKDLPSRCSNKDLSPEKDTNKTELSQWEMNNRLENCELSETNFRDYLKVRGKLKKQQENQKDYFRQGMIIYDNMSIFNHHTYLSQHPRCHSTEKPYKCKECGKAFRRASHLTQHQSIHTGEKPYECKQCGKAFSRDSQLSLHQRLHTGEKPYACKECGKAFTQSSQLILHHRIHTGEKPYKCEECGKAFIRSSQLTRHQKVHTGEKPYECKECGKAFTQNSQLTLHQRLHTGEKLYECKECRKVFTQLSQLILHRRIHTGEKPYECKECGKAFICGSQLSQHQKIHNGEKPYECKECGKAFIRGSLLMQHQRIHTGEKPYKCEECGKAFIRGSQLTQHQRIHTNEKPYECKECGKTFSHGSQLTQHQRIHTGEKPYQCKECGKAFNRGSLLTRHQRIHTGEKPYECKECGKNFSRGSELTQHERIHTGEKPYECKECGKSFIRGSQLTQHQRIHTGEKPYECKECRMTFTQSSHLSQHQRLHTGEKPYVCNECGKAFARGLLLIQHQRIHTGEKPYQCKECGKAFIRGSQLTQHQRIHTGEKPYECKECGKAFSHGSQLTLHQRIHTGEKPYECKECRKAFTQSSHLSRHQRIHTGEKPYQCKECGKSFTRGSQLTQHQKIHVNEKSFDYKECGIDFSHDSQVFI, from the exons ATGATAAAAG ACTTGCCTTCAAGGTGTTCAAATAAGGACTTATCTCCAGAAAAGGACACTAATAAAACAGAATTATCTCAATGGGAAATGAATAACAGGCTTGAAAATTGTGAGCTTTCAGAGACCAATTTCAGAGATTATTTGAAAGTCAGAGGCAAGTTGAAGAAGCAACAAGAAAATCAGAAGGACTATTTCAGGCAGGGGATGATCATATATGACAATATGTCCATTTTCAACCATCATACCTACTTATCTCAACATCCAAGATGTCACTCTACAGAAAAACCCTataaatgtaaggaatgtgggaaagctttcAGACGAGCTTCACACCTAACTCAACATCAGAGTATTCATACTGGTGAAAAACCCTACGAATGTAAGCAATGTGGAAAGGCCTTTAGTCGTGATTCTCAGCTCAGTCTTCATCAGAGACTTCATACTGGTGAGAAACCCTATGCATGCaaggaatgtgggaaggcctttaCTCAAAGCTCACAACTTATTTTACATCATAGAATTCATACTGGTGAAAAACCatataaatgtgaagaatgtgggaaagcctttattCGTAGCTCACAACTCACCAGACACCAGAAAGTCCATACTGGTGAGAAACCTTacgaatgtaaagaatgtgggaaggcctttaCTCAGAATTCACAACTTACTCTGCACCAGAGACTTCATACTGGTGAGAAGCTCTATGAATGTAAAGAGTGTAGAAAGGTCTTTACTCAGCTCTCACAACTTATTCTACATAGAAGAATTCATACAggtgagaaaccctatgaatgtaaggaatgtgggaaagcttttATTTGTGGTTCACAGCTTTCCCAGCATCAGAAAATTCATAATGGGGAAAAGCcatatgaatgtaaggaatgtggaaaGGCCTTTATTCGGGGCTCGCTACTTATGCAACATCAAAGGATTCATACTGGGGAAAAACCttataaatgtgaagaatgtgggaaggcctttaTCCGAGGTTCACagcttactcaacaccagagaattcatactaatgaaaagccctatgaatgtaaggaatgtggaaaGACCTTTAGTCATGGCTCACAACTTACTCAACATCAGCGAATTCATACTGGTGAGAAACCCTATCAATGCAAGGAATGTGGAAAGGCTTTTAATCGTGGCTCACTCCTTACTCGACATCAAAGGATTCATACTGGTGAAAAACCTTATGAATGTAAAGAGTGTGGAAAAAACTTTAGTCGTGGCTCAGAACTTACTCAACATGAGAGAATTCACACTggtgagaaaccctatgaatgtaaggaatgtggaaaATCTTTTATTCGTGGCTCACAACTTACTCAGCATCAAAGAATCCATACTGGTGAAAAACCTTATGAATGTAAAGAATGCAGAATGACCTTTACTCAGAGTTCACATCTTTCGCAACATCAGAGACTTCATACTGGTGAGAAACCCTATGTatgtaatgaatgtgggaaagcctttgctCGTGGCTTATTGCTTATACAacatcagagaattcacactggtgagaaaccctatcagtgtaaggaatgtgggaaggcctttaTTCGTGGTTCACAGCTTACTCAACATCAGCggattcacactggagaaaaacccTATGAGTgcaaggaatgtgggaaagcctttagtCATGGCTCTCAACTTACTCTACATCAAAGAATCCATACTggtgagaagccctatgaatgcaaAGAATGTAGGAAAGCCTTTACTCAGAGCTCACATCTTTCTCgacatcagagaattcatactggtgagaaaccctatcaatgtaaagaatgtggaaagtCCTTTACTCGTGGTTCACAACTAACTCAACATCAGAAAATTCATGTCAAtgaaaaatcatttgattataAGGAGTGTGGAATAGACTTTAGTCATGATTCACAAGTTTTTATATGA